From a region of the Vicinamibacterales bacterium genome:
- a CDS encoding fatty acid desaturase, with protein sequence MQPISTIYGRKAATGLNWITFIAMTAYHIGAVAAFFYIDSGAILAAAFLWWLSGSLGIGMAYHRLLTHRGYKCPKWVEYFLTLCGALALEGGPIFWVATHRIHHQLSDKDGDPHTPKEGAWWAHIGWIMFGKAMHHDTEILKRYVPDLSKDPFHVALTKWHWVPQVVVGLILLAIGGLPYVLWGVFFRTTLGLHATWAVNSATHMWGYKTFRTRDDSRNLWWVGLIAFGEGWHNNHHAHPVSMRHGLAWYEFDLNYIQIKLLEKLGLAWDLKVARRPKDASEIVPQETPDAVDISEAAPVG encoded by the coding sequence ATGCAGCCCATCTCCACCATCTACGGCCGCAAGGCGGCCACCGGCCTCAACTGGATCACCTTCATCGCCATGACGGCGTACCACATCGGTGCCGTCGCGGCCTTCTTCTACATCGACTCGGGAGCCATCCTCGCCGCCGCGTTCCTCTGGTGGCTGAGCGGCAGCCTGGGCATCGGCATGGCGTACCACCGCCTGCTCACCCACCGCGGCTACAAGTGCCCGAAGTGGGTCGAGTACTTCCTCACCCTCTGCGGCGCGCTCGCGCTGGAGGGCGGCCCGATCTTCTGGGTGGCGACCCACCGCATCCACCACCAGCTATCCGACAAGGACGGCGATCCCCACACGCCGAAGGAAGGCGCCTGGTGGGCGCACATCGGCTGGATCATGTTCGGCAAGGCGATGCACCACGACACCGAGATCCTGAAGCGCTACGTGCCGGATCTCAGCAAGGACCCGTTCCACGTGGCCCTCACGAAGTGGCACTGGGTGCCGCAGGTGGTGGTCGGCCTCATCCTGCTGGCGATCGGCGGCCTGCCCTACGTCCTGTGGGGCGTCTTCTTCCGCACCACGCTCGGCCTGCACGCGACCTGGGCCGTCAACTCGGCCACCCACATGTGGGGCTACAAGACGTTCCGGACGCGCGACGACTCGCGCAACCTCTGGTGGGTCGGCCTCATCGCCTTCGGCGAGGGCTGGCACAACAACCACCACGCGCACCCGGTCTCGATGCGCCACGGCCTGGCCTGGTACGAGTTCGACCTGAACTACATCCAGATCAAGCTGCTCGAGAAGCTCGGTCTGGCCTGGGACCTCAAGGTGGCCCGCCGTCCGAAGGACGCCTCCGAAATCGTCCCGCAGGAGACGCCGGACGCCGTGGACATCTCGGAAGCGGCGCCCGTAGGATAG